A segment of the Euwallacea fornicatus isolate EFF26 chromosome 25, ASM4011564v1, whole genome shotgun sequence genome:
TAGACAGAATGTAAATAGctctattttcatatttaatctTAAAACGCTAATAtagtaattttctttaacagtTGTTTTTATTGACATTAATGATCCATAATCAATGTTTATACTCatcatttaattgaaaaattatcaattcttACATCTAATTCTTTGCTTTCTTCTTCAAGCAGCTTAAGCTTGTGACGGGCCTGTGTAAGCACTTCTTCAGTCCAGTCATCAGAACTATcacttaaacttttttcttgaactagaatttcataaaatctaTTGTAAAATTAGAGAAGCAAATAGTATTGAACAAACCTGTCATCTCCTGATTATAGTTCTCAACAACATCTTCATTTAAGTTGAGATTCATATTCATCATATTTATTCTATTAAGATATGTcccaaattcatttaaaagatTTCTATAATCTCTGCTTAATTTTGTCACCTCCTgagtttttgtattatttacaTGTTTCAGTTCTTCAGACTCTTTTTTCAGGGAGtcacaaatttttttcaaagtaataCATTTCTGGTCACAATGATTTAAAATGCACTCCACagggatatttttttcaataactcTTTGAACTTCAACAGGGGCTTCTTTAACTACCCTTAACTTCTCtctcaatttttgattttccttttttaacctatcaatttttttctcaaggTGTTTCTTTCGTCTGTAAGAACTCTCTAATTTAGACTCtctaattttcaattcttttttgAATTCACTAATTAACTTTAAGATTTGGTCTTCATTAGATCTGTTCTTTAAATcataacaaattttgagactattAAGAATGTTAATATGAGTTTTCTGAGGTAAGTTGTAAGATTGTAACAGTTGTTGAACATTCTTTAAGAAGTCATCTGtaaattcttcattttgctGGTCCCTTTCTTCAATGTTCATTGCATTAtttgacataatttttaataaacatgaaAGCAAAGAGTGAtcatgattttcaaaatattcatgaaatatttttttaaaattctcacATGGCTTTGGTATGCCAAGCAACTCTAAAATACTGACGAAGTTCTCCTTATCAAATCTACATTGTTCCTTGGGCAGACTATTAGTCTCCAGGAAGACTTTGGTGTTGGGAAATACATTGGATAAGTTTACTTCAgaggtaaataatgaaaaggcAAAATTGCATCCAGAGTGTAGTAAATACTCTGCCACAATTAATTGAAGGGCTTGTTGAGGGAGAGAGCATGTATGAACGGTTTTTCTACTTAGTTGTTTACCCATTGGTGTATTTTGCAACATGTTtatcatttgaaatttcagaTATGTTTTCATGTCTTGCACTAGGCCCTTTTCATCAAACcatgattttaatatttgttgaaACTCTTGTGGGGAGAGTTCCTTTAAAGATTTTTCGCTTGTTTGGGGCACTGCAGGAATTACTTTCtccattttatattaaaagttttctaaatATCAATTTCTTACCGAACTGCAACACAGGTGTCCCGTGttgttattttgattttgaattagTATGACGTATGACGTTTAATTATCTGAGGTACGTCAGTGTTGCCAAAGTCACTTCATAATAGCATGGGGATATGTAACCAGAATTTCCATTAGACCGATATCtcataaaaaaaggtttaaagGCGGaagaagattttgaagaaacgTGTTTCAGCTTGCTAACATTATGGTAATTGACATGAGGATATATTTATTCTGGagataatttaaacatctaCATAGCTTTCAACAGTGATATTTGCAAATGTAGTAATTATATTTgcataaactttaataattacTATTTACATTGTTTCTGGTTACCAACACCTGGCGAAAGTATCAGGAAAGGCGAAGGAACAAAACTCAAAAGGGAATAAAAGAGGAGTATAAATACCGAAATTCGAAGTGTAATGTCCTTTCTCACTCTACGGAAATAAAATGCGTTATATTCATGTGTCTTTAGATTCAGAACAGGTAGTTAACAAGGCAGTTGGTGGTTgcatattacattttttatatattgtcTAGGGTTTGTGACGTTGGTTGCATACATTGACGAATCAAGTTTCAGGTTTTGGTGGGAGTAGGGCGTTTGTTTAGTAATTTTTGACTTtgacgttttgttttttaacgaaaaatatattaacaaaattttaaatagaaattaaggTAGATAAATAGATCgacttgttttaaaattttaaaattgtaattggCAGCTTGATTTCTCTATATAGATAAAATGTAAAGTTTTGATCTGATAAtatgctttaaaaataaaaagttgcaGCGGATGCGAGAACTATGGAAAGCAAAGGTAAgttgaaaaggaaaatattaacaTTCCTAGAGTCAtggatatatttttctaaatgatATAATTCCTTAGCGGCTATTGGCGAATGACCCAATAGTAAGATTTCCAAGTTAATTAAACTCAAGGTGTTGGTTGAGCTTGATTCTCCTATAAAAACAGTAAAGCCTCTATTCTTGGTTTTTGCAGTTCAGCCCTCCCAGTGGCCAaggcaaaatggaaatttggtCATGCATGTATTAGGATCTCAAACTATAATAATAGTTCGAgattccaataaaaattaattcattaaattggaaaagttcTAGGCAGTTACTTTAGTAACATAATAACAAAGACAAACcaaaatgcattttcaaaaaaatcactaTATGTAAGCTCTTTAATGTTGAAGATATGAtgaatggaaaaatggaaaattatttcttaaccCTTAACTGGcgacatttaaatttcaatcattCATAATGATATGGAGTCTCAGACTCCAAATAAAAgtctgtttttttcaaatcttcagATAATTCTTTCTTTATTATGCGTAATATTAGTAAATTATTGTGTTTGTAGATGACATGAAATTAACCTTCTAACTGACACTCAAATTCTTCTGAAAAAACACcacaattgtttttttgcaacttgtattttataaattaaggCAATTCTGAACACATGttcaaagaatttattttattattttgaatgtTCACTCAAAAGATAGCTCTATCTATTTGTATTATGTGTTTAGGAACCATCCTTTATATCaggaaatggaattttaatttggctACTTGtcttttcaatgttttttctctcagaaatgaatttaatagatgactcaaatattttaagggcCTAGACAATAAACAAGATTTaagagaataataataaatatgaaaaataagtaCTGAGCAATTCtgattttacataaatttattttaatctttgATATCTTTATCTAAACCAAAGATTTATGGCTATATTGTTCTTTCATATATTCTTGCTGAGATTGaattataacaattatttaatatttttttgttttccacATTTGTTGTTTGCCATTTTTTAACCTACAAATATtcctaataaaataaagtaaaaatcagatttttatttaaaaaattagattttttttggattttccatGATAGAATTATAGGGTTGGATTCTTTAATAACAAAGAAGAAGTGATATACAGTGATGGCCATAAGTTTgcaaacttttcatttttctaataaattatataaagatATTATAAtggaaagttgaaattaattagaataCATTTAATACATCGTCCCAAACCCTAAAATGCGTAAACAAAATTCTATTCATTCCAAGTAAcattgttattgaaaataattttttgcacttgGCCATAAATATGGAAcacgttttaaatttatcaatttggtCATTTTATCAGTTGTATTTTACCAGAGAGTGGCTGTGTATGAAATATCTAATTTTCCCACGACAATGGACAAAGTTAAAAACTATTctgaagattttaaaaacaaattgatttgGTTACTTAATTCGGGTTTGAAGCAACGTGAAATTTCACGACGATGGAATATTCCCAAGGGGACAATaagcaaaattattaaaaaatatgaagctACTGGAACGACATTTAATGTACCGAAAGTTGGAAGATCTAAGACATGTACGAGCAATGTGGACGGATTAAGCGAATCTCTCAAGCAGATCTAAAGAAGTCTTCTAGAGAAATTGCAAACGAACTTCGCGAAAGCAACATCTTTTTATATTCAAGAACTGTACAACGTAGATTAGTACATATGGAATTATTTGATCGTATTACTGGTCGAAAACTATTGATATCGGAGAAGAATAGGAAAGCCCGACTTGAATTTGTGCATAATCATATTTATTGGtctaatgaaaaatggaatactGTGTTAAGGAGCGACGAAAGCAAATTCAACATATTTGGAAGCGATAGTAGATGCTATGTAAGACGACCAAAAAATACCAAGTACTCTGTTAAATACCAAGTGCCAACCgttaaacatggaggtggcCGTATTATGGCTTGGGTggctttttcttcatttaaaccAGGGCCATTGGTAAAAATAGATGGACTAATGGATCGGTTTGTTTATCGGGACATTCTTGAGAACCATATGCTTCCTTATGCGGAGAGGGAAATGCCCCTACGTTTGTAATTTCCACAGGACAATGATCTTAAGCATTGCAGTAGATTggtaaaaaattggtttaataaaaattcgattAGTCATTAAGTGGCCTTCTCAAAATCCCGATTTGAACCTTATTGAGCATCTGTCAGAATATCTAGGCAGACATATTCGGAAGAACCTTTCAAACAGAAATTGGATGGGCGAAGATTCCTAATGACGTGGTGCTAATTTAGTTGGTTCTATGCGACGCAGATGTGCTGCTATTATAAAGGCAAACGGATATGCTACAgaatatcaattttataaacaatgtttttttttgataagtaagtaaaaagttttcatacttttttgtccaaccaaaaaccattattgttcaataaaaactatatcattcaaaatattattgacttatttctaaaatatttattccatCTAGGAAATATacaaatacacaaattttaaCCAGTCtctaatatgatttttttatttaatttggagAAATTAAAAGTCTTCAaacttatggccaccactgtaggtgtatataagaaaaacagaaatggCACCCCCTTCTAGaacccaaaaataattttgtttgtacTTTTTAACGATTACGCAAGAGTAGTTATAATgaatataaaagaaatgatgaaatcataaaatggaaatttgtgaATAAATGTACTTTGCGACATTTCCATTGGTTGTAGTTGATTATGATGTAtagataaaaaatgaaattgagcatagtaacaaaataaagcagaaaattgaaaaaaataaccgAAAAATTAGATTTGGTTATGAAATGTTAAGTCAAAGTTGGCAATTGGAATAAATGGGTAAGAAATGAAACTATTTTTGGACAGAGCAACAGTAAAACAACTTTCTGCAGGTATGCGCCTATTTCATCAGTGCCATTTCACATAACTACGTTTTACATTATGTTTAACcttgatttttccattatccaaattgcaaaaaaaaatgttagaaaacAAGTCAGAAATAAATGTGAAGtagaaattacaaaatgtaaattttcaagcaaacgtaatttaaaatattgttgtccaaatttaattaaagaaaggATTTTACTGTCGAGTTAGTCCCATTTAGGTGTCCGCAGAGAGATATTTTACAGTTactctatttaaaaataataaaattttttactcgtTATATATATGCTAATTTTGACTCTCATTTCAAAAGCAAATATAactttttacttatttattttaattatctgctttattttcaaatatctatGCCCAATTTCATTCTCTATCTATATATAATAAGCAATTACAACCAATGGAATGAACACAAAGCagatttgtttacaagttttcattttgtaattcTATTATTTATGTCATATTCGTTGTACGTTTgcataaatactaaaaatcccgaagttaaattgtttatttacgtttttttaatgtgcACAACATTAAATAACTTCAAATGATACCAtacattttgttgtatttaacaatttaatgtAATGTCAATGATTTCGATTCGGTATTTTCGCAATAAGAAAAAGCGTGTTGAATAATTTGGCgataatttgataatttcatagaaattttatatttcaaggtttattttaaaaagctaataaattatgaaagtttttcCTATTCTACTAACTTTGTAACTAGTGCCATTTGAAGATCCAAACGATGGTGTTGGTTCTAAAGTtttccaccctgtatatcaatgaaaaaatactGTAATATACAATGTAGCGAAAGCAAGAATGTGCAGAAGGGGGTCTCTTTAATTGTAATAGATACGGATTTGGagaaataagagaaaaaatgaacattaAGAGAA
Coding sequences within it:
- the LOC136346991 gene encoding cilia- and flagella-associated protein 57 C-like, coding for MEKVIPAVPQTSEKSLKELSPQEFQQILKSWFDEKGLVQDMKTYLKFQMINMLQNTPMGKQLSRKTVHTCSLPQQALQLIVAEYLLHSGCNFAFSLFTSEVNLSNVFPNTKVFLETNSLPKEQCRFDKENFVSILELLGIPKPCENFKKIFHEYFENHDHSLLSCLLKIMSNNAMNIEERDQQNEEFTDDFLKNVQQLLQSYNLPQKTHINILNSLKICYDLKNRSNEDQILKLISEFKKELKIRESKLESSYRRKKHLEKKIDRLKKENQKLREKLRVVKEAPVEVQRVIEKNIPVECILNHCDQKCITLKKICDSLKKESEELKHVNNTKTQEVTKLSRDYRNLLNEFGTYLNRINMMNMNLNLNEDVVENYNQEMTVQEKSLSDSSDDWTEEVLTQARHKLKLLEEESKELDVRIDNFSIK